The following proteins come from a genomic window of Blastococcus sp. HT6-30:
- a CDS encoding flavodoxin has protein sequence MSRLLVVHHTPSPALQAVLEAVREGVALVDDVELTVRPALSAGAADLLAADGVLLGTPANIGYMSGALKHFFDTVYYPCLDATGGLPYGVYVHGNDDTAGALRSIERITGALRWKQVAAPLSLTGAPGPAELEACRELAATVAVSL, from the coding sequence GTGTCCCGTCTCCTCGTGGTCCACCACACCCCCTCACCGGCGCTGCAGGCGGTGCTCGAAGCGGTCCGGGAGGGCGTCGCCCTCGTCGACGACGTCGAGCTGACCGTCCGCCCGGCCCTGTCGGCCGGGGCCGCCGACCTGCTCGCCGCCGACGGCGTCCTGCTGGGCACCCCCGCGAACATCGGCTACATGTCCGGTGCGCTGAAGCACTTCTTCGACACCGTCTACTACCCGTGCCTCGACGCCACCGGCGGGCTGCCCTACGGGGTCTACGTGCACGGCAACGACGACACGGCGGGCGCGCTGCGCAGCATCGAGCGGATCACCGGCGCGCTGCGCTGGAAGCAGGTCGCGGCGCCGCTGAGCCTGACCGGCGCACCCGGTCCGGCCGAGCTGGAGGCCTGCCGCGAGCTCGCGGCGACCGTGGCGGTCAGCCTCTGA
- a CDS encoding phospholipase encodes MPTRRAVLGAGAATALAVLGAGCAPRTPGSAGGAAAGQEGAALTARPTGSPPTGAPEPGTRPLGLVSSRDPLLHVPPDPGTGPLPLVVSLHGAGGDAEAGLGLLRPAADEQGLVVLAPASRGPTWDAVGGEYGRDAALVDRALAEVFGTVPVDPARIAVAGFSDGASYALGLGLANGGLFRHIVAFSPGFVPPAPRSGSPAVFVSHGVDDDVLPIDRTSRRIVPALEDDGYDVTYREFPGPHAVPPEVLHAAVEWLAAD; translated from the coding sequence GTGCCGACGCGACGAGCCGTGCTGGGAGCGGGGGCCGCGACGGCGCTGGCCGTCCTGGGCGCGGGCTGCGCGCCCCGGACGCCGGGCTCGGCCGGTGGGGCGGCGGCGGGGCAGGAGGGGGCCGCGCTCACGGCCCGGCCGACCGGGTCGCCGCCGACGGGTGCGCCCGAGCCCGGTACCCGTCCGCTCGGGCTCGTGTCCTCGCGCGACCCGCTGCTGCACGTCCCGCCGGACCCCGGCACGGGCCCGCTGCCACTGGTCGTCTCCCTGCACGGCGCCGGCGGGGACGCCGAGGCGGGGCTGGGCCTGCTGCGGCCGGCGGCCGACGAGCAGGGGCTGGTGGTCCTGGCGCCTGCGTCGCGGGGGCCGACCTGGGACGCCGTCGGAGGCGAGTACGGCCGGGACGCGGCGCTGGTGGACCGGGCGTTGGCCGAGGTCTTCGGCACGGTGCCGGTGGATCCGGCGCGCATCGCCGTCGCCGGGTTCTCCGACGGGGCCTCGTACGCGCTGGGGCTCGGCCTGGCCAACGGAGGGCTGTTCCGGCACATCGTCGCCTTCTCCCCGGGGTTCGTGCCGCCCGCCCCGCGGTCGGGCAGCCCGGCGGTGTTCGTCTCCCACGGGGTCGACGACGACGTGCTGCCGATCGACCGGACCAGCCGCCGGATCGTGCCCGCGCTCGAGGACGACGGCTACGACGTCACCTACCGGGAGTTCCCGGGGCCGCACGCCGTGCCCCCGGAGGTGCTGCACGCGGCCGTCGAGTGGCTCGCCGCCGACTGA
- a CDS encoding ATP-grasp fold amidoligase family protein, which translates to MAAVPDRLHRALVRRLPLAARRALLYAEAHGRRPHLGNPRTFTEKLNWRIVHDRRPLIGQLGDKLAMKEYAARACPGLAIPRVLWSGTDVGELAGVALPERWVLKPNHGTLRVHRGTGAPDVPALRRLTADWLGEPLWPERGEWVYSQARRLLLAEEFLGRPGEVLADHKFLVFGGRVRLVQVDTGRLTGSHSRRLYTRDWEPVAAHEPHVVTGPVTPPPAALPAMVAAAETLGAAFDFVRVDLYDVGGEVWFSELTPYPGGGLDPFDPALDRLLGDCWTLPGRAEVRAP; encoded by the coding sequence GTGGCCGCGGTGCCCGACCGGCTGCACCGGGCCCTGGTGCGGCGCCTGCCGCTCGCGGCGAGGCGTGCCCTGCTGTACGCCGAGGCGCACGGCCGCCGGCCGCACCTGGGGAACCCGCGCACCTTCACCGAGAAGCTGAACTGGCGGATCGTCCACGACCGGCGGCCGCTCATCGGGCAGCTGGGCGACAAGCTGGCGATGAAGGAGTACGCGGCGCGCGCCTGCCCGGGGCTGGCGATCCCGCGGGTGCTGTGGTCGGGCACCGACGTCGGCGAGCTCGCCGGGGTGGCGTTGCCGGAGCGGTGGGTGCTCAAGCCGAATCACGGCACGCTGCGCGTGCACCGCGGCACCGGTGCCCCGGACGTCCCGGCGCTCCGGCGGTTGACCGCCGACTGGCTCGGCGAGCCGCTGTGGCCCGAGCGCGGCGAGTGGGTGTACAGCCAGGCCCGCCGGCTGCTCCTGGCCGAGGAGTTCCTGGGCCGGCCGGGAGAGGTGCTCGCCGACCACAAGTTCCTGGTCTTCGGCGGCCGGGTGCGGCTCGTGCAGGTGGACACCGGCCGGCTCACCGGAAGCCACTCCCGGCGGCTCTACACCCGGGACTGGGAGCCGGTGGCGGCACACGAGCCGCACGTGGTCACCGGCCCGGTCACCCCGCCGCCGGCGGCGCTGCCGGCCATGGTCGCGGCCGCCGAGACGCTGGGCGCGGCGTTCGACTTCGTCCGGGTGGACCTCTACGACGTCGGCGGCGAGGTGTGGTTCAGCGAGCTGACGCCCTATCCCGGCGGCGGGCTCGACCCGTTCGACCCGGCGCTGGACCGGCTGCTCGGCGACTGCTGGACGCTCCCCGGCCGGGCGGAGGTCCGGGCGCCCTAG
- the mug gene encoding G/U mismatch-specific DNA glycosylase, protein MPDEPTPDDALPGKALPDIVAPGLDVLFCGINPSLMSAERGHHFARPGNRFWPAIHLAGLTPRRLSPDEDRELLRHGLGVTNVVDRPTRTAAELTPEELRAGAAALERLVTRYRPRVLAVLGITAWREGFGRPKAVIGRQPERVGGADTWVVPNPSGLNAHFQLADLARVYRQLRPVPGTG, encoded by the coding sequence GTGCCCGACGAGCCGACGCCCGACGACGCCCTGCCCGGCAAGGCGCTGCCCGACATCGTGGCCCCCGGGCTCGACGTCCTCTTCTGCGGGATCAACCCGTCCCTGATGTCGGCCGAGCGCGGTCACCACTTCGCCCGGCCGGGCAACCGCTTCTGGCCCGCGATCCACCTCGCCGGGCTGACCCCGCGGCGGCTCTCCCCGGACGAGGACCGCGAGCTGCTGCGCCACGGGCTGGGCGTGACCAACGTGGTGGACCGGCCCACGCGGACCGCGGCCGAGCTGACCCCCGAGGAGCTGCGGGCCGGTGCGGCCGCGCTGGAGCGCCTGGTCACCCGGTACCGGCCGCGGGTGCTGGCGGTCCTGGGCATCACCGCGTGGCGGGAGGGGTTCGGCCGGCCGAAGGCGGTCATCGGCCGGCAGCCCGAGCGCGTGGGCGGCGCCGACACCTGGGTCGTCCCGAATCCCAGCGGGCTGAACGCCCACTTCCAGCTCGCCGATCTCGCCCGCGTCTACCGGCAGCTCCGGCCCGTGCCGGGGACGGGATGA
- a CDS encoding sugar O-acetyltransferase, with the protein MKDRMLAGLPYRPDDPDLAADGRRAAALVAAYNAESDPHRRHELLTGLLGAVGGGTTIRSDFRCDYGYRISIGAYCFVNWGAVFLDVGPIVLGDSVQLGPNVQLLTAVHPLDPAERRAGWQHAAPVTIGDNAWLGGGVIVLPGVTIGADTVVGAGAVVTADLPAGVTAVGNPARVVRSLG; encoded by the coding sequence ATGAAGGACCGCATGCTGGCCGGGTTGCCGTACCGCCCCGACGACCCCGACCTCGCCGCGGACGGGCGGCGGGCCGCCGCCCTCGTCGCCGCCTACAACGCCGAGTCCGACCCGCATCGCCGGCACGAGCTGCTCACCGGGCTCCTCGGCGCGGTGGGCGGCGGGACGACGATCCGATCGGACTTCCGCTGCGACTACGGCTACCGCATCAGCATCGGCGCCTACTGCTTCGTGAACTGGGGTGCGGTCTTCCTCGACGTCGGCCCCATCGTCCTCGGCGACTCCGTCCAGCTGGGCCCGAACGTGCAGCTGCTCACCGCCGTCCACCCGCTCGACCCGGCCGAGCGGCGGGCCGGCTGGCAGCACGCGGCACCCGTCACCATCGGGGACAACGCCTGGCTCGGCGGCGGGGTGATCGTGCTCCCGGGCGTCACCATCGGTGCCGACACGGTGGTGGGCGCGGGGGCGGTCGTCACCGCCGACCTGCCCGCCGGCGTGACGGCCGTCGGCAACCCCGCGCGGGTGGTCCGCTCCCTGGGTTAG